In the genome of Arachis hypogaea cultivar Tifrunner chromosome 9, arahy.Tifrunner.gnm2.J5K5, whole genome shotgun sequence, the window TGAAATTTCTATAATTTTGTCAGCAACAAATGCACATTGTGCATCCTCATTGTTACACTCCTTTACAACTATCTGCATATTATTATCAAAGTTGTTTTGCCATATCAACAAGAAATCACTATAAACTATAAAGCATACTTTACAAAACAGCGCATAGCAAGGCATAAGTACCTTGGATCCAGAAGAGTTATCAGTAAGAACATTCTTTAATTGACATCGCTTAGCATTATTTCGAATAAGAGAAGATGCAGCTTCTACAATGCAGCGTGTGGACCGGTAGTTTTTGTTAAGCCTAATCTGAACTTAAAAAGGTAAGTTATGCAAGTTCGCTAGTGCAGACAATTAATAATATTATCTCGTGTGCAATTTTCTTCAATTTATACAGCATATCCAATTATGAGTAAACTGTAGTATAAAAACATGTCACAAGGACAACAGACACCTCTTTGTAGTTAGGAAAATCCTTGCGAAAGGACATAAATCCAGAAACATCAGCTCCATTGAAACTGAAAATGGACTGTCAAGCAAAAAAGACATTGGTTAGACCAGTAATTAGACAGGGAAAAATGTACAGATATGTGACCACCAACTTCTCAAACTTCTACAGgtataagaataaaatatttaaacctGATCATCGTCACCGACAATTGTTATTTTATGATGGGAGGCCAGAATCCTCAGAAGTTTGTATTGCATGGTACTGGTATCTTGGAACTCATCAATAACAATGGCTTTCCATGAATCCTGACACTCTCTGAAAactaataaataatttagatgAGCATAACGTTAGCACAACCAAATGTAACAAGTGAAGATATTTTAGTTAATTGTGTGTTTCAGAAAAGACTTACCTTCAGGAAAATCAGTGAGGAGCTTCACTGAACAGCTGATTAAGTCATGATAATCCAGAGCATTACAAGATTTTAATATGCTATTGTAATGCACAAGAATTTCAGCCTGATTAAAATCCAGGGCAAAGAATTAGAGCTGCTAATGTAGAACAAGGGTCTGTGTCTGTGTGTGCATGCAACTGTcaggaaaaaattttttttattagcttaCGCCTATCTCATTGCCCAGTTCGCAATAATCAGCAGAAGTTCTTCCCGAGGCTTTGGCCTGAAATGTTGTATTACATATGACCATgccaaaatttaacaaattaacatattagcagaataagaaaagaatttttttttttttttcaaagaggaAGACCCTTATTCGTTCAGTGAAAAAATTAACGTGGCCTTGTAAAGGACAGTTTTAAAAGTTAAAGCCTAATCATGTAATAGAACCAAACAGCTGAACCTTCCGGCTCTTTAACCATATGTAGGATAAAATGTCCCAGGTCAAGAACTATCAAGTTTTTTGACAGACTTCTTTGTACAAGGCAGATTATACTAATGAATAATAGAACTATAAAAAGAACCACAAACCTGAGTCACAAACttttgccatttctttgccttatcCTTGAACTGTTTGGGTGTTAGTATGCCTTTGGACTCTTCACCAACCAACAATGCACCATCTTTTGAcctattttttccattttttaataATCGAATGGCCTCAATGACTGCATTTCGTTGTTGTCCCTGCCCATATATTAAGAATTCAGATGTACGACCTATCCTGCAATATAAATTTAGGAATTACTTGAGCAACATAGTAAAATCTGAAGTGCCATGTAACTTTTTaatatgttttcattagtttttaattCTTTTGTTCTACTTCTTCCTCCCCTTTCTCTAGCAAAATCATGGATGGATTATGAATAAAGACAGCTGCAATAATTGCCATTCAGATAGAAAGAAAAATCAACTCTAGTTCCAGTAAGTGAGAGAAAAATCTTCATCAGTCCATCAAATTCAGGGTAACATACTTTTCTGCATGTGAACGACACAGCTGTAGGGAAAATGAATGAAAAGTGCTGATTGTGAGTTCCTTAGCCGTTGCCTTCCCAGCTATGGCTCCAATTCGTTCTCTCATCTCCGAAGCTGCTGCTGTTGTGAACGTCATTGCAAGAATGTTCAATGGACTAATGCCCTGCAGATATTTATCAGAAAATATAACTTTGTTAAATATATGCAAATGGTGGAAACAGATAAACTCAGAAGATAGGGAAAGGTGGCAAAGAATCAAAGATAAGGGCATAGTATATTTAGCTCATATCACCTCATTAAGCAGCATCAAAACTCTACCAACCATTGTCGATGTctggtgcaaaaaaaaaaaaaaaaaaaagttaatgcaATTCAGCATCAATGTGAATAACCAGATACCAAAACTATCAACAGAAGAGAAAGAAATAACACGCAATGGACCACAAACAATAGATAAAAACTAAAACACCTTTCCACTTCCAGGGCCAGCTACAATCATCAAAGGGGTTGAAATATCAGTGCAAGCTGCTTCTCTCTGCCTCTCATTTAGGTTTTGCAAGTAATTCGAATACTCCTCCGGCATTTCCCTACTTTTCAAACTATCTCTATTAGCATCGAATTCTTCTTCTTTAGTTTCCAAATCAACCCCAAAGCTAACAAATTCACCACTTCCTACAGCCATAGAATCAATACTCAGATCAACAGCATCGCCGAAATCATTGCTCTCTCTCAAAACAACCTCGCCGCAGCTCCGGCTACAATCTAGCAACTCACTCCGCCCTACCTCTTTCTCTGCAGCTTTCTGCTGACACAAATTATCAATCTCTTCCAAGAAGgactcatcaaaatcatcatccaAAAGTCCGGTTGCCAAGAAATAATCCGGTGCTGACTTAGAGCACTCTGGTTCCTTCCTAAGAGTATCAAAACACGATCCAAAAGCATTCTCCTTTTCACTCTCCTCGCCGCCAACTGCGTTAACCGCCATTTTCCCCTCACTCAGATCATTGTCACGAGCATAACTACCATTCCACGTTGAATTGTGGCACGTGTTGAATTGGATCTCTCCAAGAGGAACCCTCTTTGCAGGGGCATCAAATTCACACCCAATCTTCATTCTGCAAAACATGAAAAACACACTTCAGAATCAGATTACAGCGAAATTATCTGCAATTTATGAAcctaatttaaaaagaaatagGAAATCGAGCGCTAAATAAATTAAGAAGAGAAATTACTGGAGAGAAGGGAAGGCAGAAGAATTAGAAGGTCTTTTGAGAGGGAGGAGTGGCTTTGCGGCCCTGAAAGTGGCGGAGATTCGGCCACTGTTATGGTGGTCTCCCATTGTGCCGGTGTACCTCTACTACCACCGCCGTTGCCACGAGTTCAGGCGAGTGAGTGGGTCAGTGAGTTACAGACTCGGTGTGCAACTGTGCATAGTTACGAAGCGCCAAAGGACTCTTCTCTTTgcgttttttgaatttttttttcagtattttaCTCTTTTTCTCCGGGACGAAGATTTTCTAAATTgagaaattaaatatttaatattttgaattAAGATAGTCAGCAGTACATAtgagattttttgaaataaataaaataaatattttaattacgaatatatattaatttgagaATATTTACGAATTTTTATTAAGTGACTTATCTCGTTTATCATATAAACTATTtgatttatactgtaaacgaaataaatgtattgatgtatccACGATTGATTTTATGTCTTTGGAGTTTGTATTTGTTATTCAGATTATCGAATTTGTTCTTGTACTACTGTCATATAAGACATTCCGTTAAtgatttaactttgacctcacggtgggactatattgaagctaaatgaaactcttttggattcaaataggacacttaaACCTTTAGGACCAAAACAAGATTACGTCCAAACGTAAGAaactaatttagtactttacccacaTATTATTATCTCGAGTTAAACCTCATTTTGGCTCATGGAATTTTCACTCGACTTTAATTTCAACCCCCAAATTTAAGTTACCTAATTAAGACTCCAAATATTGGATCGTAACTTACGTTTACTCCTAGAGTTATCTCCGTTGACAAAGATCTGATGTGCCACATTAAGTTGTCAAAGTGTGTATCCACGTGGCACTCACCTTGTCAAGGTGGATGTGTAACGGTTGAATGATGTGGTAAAAGTTGATTTTACTCGTTTAACCCTTCTAAAGATGTTAAAAACCTGATTTGCAGCACTCTTTTTCCAAAATGTTCGAAACTTTGCTGAAGATATGATGAGTTCAAGAAGCCAAGCTTCAGGGAGTTCTGTACGATCACGTTCTCATGGCGCTTCTATGAGGAGCCCTAATCATGAGAGATTAGGAAAGATTCTTGATTGGTGTGGTGGTGGAATACGTCCAGTGCTTCGACGGTCTGGGACGAATGCCAATCCTGAGAGACCCTTTTATAGGTGTCTACATTATAATGTAAGTtcaacatcttcttcttcaatgtatTGCTACTGGTATTTTTGTTGATGGGTATGCTgaaatgtttttctttttctcggTTGTTGAGGAATTGACAGAGTTATGAGAGAATgtggtgtgatttttttttatgtggGCAGATGCCGAGAAAGAACAAAGTTTAGTGGGCAAAGCACAACCTGCAAGAAATGATGACAGTTGAAAAATGAATTTAACATGGAGAATTAACACAATAGAAGCTGAAATTAGGTGTTTGAAATTATGgattaatattttaagtttgattaTTTGTTTAGGTGTGCTTGTGACTGTTGTGTATAGTGTAAGTGTAACAGTCCAATTTTCagatgtctagatcataccgaaaattgagtgctaccaacttgtcttcctgattattatctattatttaataaatatgagCCTGATCGTAGTTAACACATTGTCTATTTAcggataattttttgtttaaaaacgtTAAATCATTAATACAGAAACATACatcacaaagttatagaaagctAGCAAGTAAAGTATATAATATCAGTAATATAGTTAACCATCTGAATATATATAAGACTCAAGTCTACAATCATGCATCGTTAACCACGTACGAATACAGAACACTTCTAGCATAGCTAGataatatttatatacatatgtaCATATGACATTCCAGGTTTTGGCCGGTCCAAAAAGCCCCTAAACTGATACCTAACCTAGCCTAATTCTTTCTATAATCATAGTCTCTCTAAGGTCACAAAAGTGAGGGGAATATACTCTAGGTCTT includes:
- the LOC112711385 gene encoding ATP-dependent DNA helicase SRS2-like protein At4g25120 isoform X2, with the translated sequence MGDHHNSGRISATFRAAKPLLPLKRPSNSSAFPSLQMKIGCEFDAPAKRVPLGEIQFNTCHNSTWNGSYARDNDLSEGKMAVNAVGGEESEKENAFGSCFDTLRKEPECSKSAPDYFLATGLLDDDFDESFLEEIDNLCQQKAAEKEVGRSELLDCSRSCGEVVLRESNDFGDAVDLSIDSMAVGSGEFVSFGVDLETKEEEFDANRDSLKSREMPEEYSNYLQNLNERQREAACTDISTPLMIVAGPGSGKTSTMVGRVLMLLNEGISPLNILAMTFTTAAASEMRERIGAIAGKATAKELTISTFHSFSLQLCRSHAEKIGRTSEFLIYGQGQQRNAVIEAIRLLKNGKNRSKDGALLVGEESKGILTPKQFKDKAKKWQKFVTQAKASGRTSADYCELGNEIGAEILVHYNSILKSCNALDYHDLISCSVKLLTDFPEVFRECQDSWKAIVIDEFQDTSTMQYKLLRILASHHKITIVGDDDQSIFSFNGADVSGFMSFRKDFPNYKEIRLNKNYRSTRCIVEAASSLIRNNAKRCQLKNVLTDNSSGSKIVVKECNNEDAQCAFVADKIIEISSSHSETTCSFGNIAILYRRQISGKAFQIAFRDRKIPFNIHGVAFYRKKVIDHINKISTIRKCSFILAASDIFSAKISGTFKRSELTHGRKVLTTLEMISKLVLREKSISAIITSVADLIPEKYLLEKRASVDVDGGTLLNEDYDIRSVRQYLLDDVSEFLSTKFLEIKEKREISEDKGCSFMLKAFLDFLFERETENFRARRKDNENSVTLTTIHQAKGLEWDVVFIVKVNESEIPLLHDYKGIIKETGALVEEERRLLYVAMTRARQKLFILHVMMDSNWQMLQPSRFLREIPNHLLEVQGEMNIQVQLKQEAVQKENTKLNANELLKEQQFEEEVVPMPNDLLNSHITESSNELAEFEEANNGNTFLRRFNVEDRSVVSHLFHKWAKKKAFQDQKRLLDKVGFVIEERLRDKRNKHKDLLNKLKLCLCSEEAFQYAQHVLRWEQIPADKRAHLMREKQEHFLKQKIENAMGSAAPTGKQISYLKKLGCTVTPTSKLHASHLIEQYKSL
- the LOC112711385 gene encoding ATP-dependent DNA helicase SRS2-like protein At4g25120 isoform X1, with protein sequence MGDHHNSGRISATFRAAKPLLPLKRPSNSSAFPSLQMKIGCEFDAPAKRVPLGEIQFNTCHNSTWNGSYARDNDLSEGKMAVNAVGGEESEKENAFGSCFDTLRKEPECSKSAPDYFLATGLLDDDFDESFLEEIDNLCQQKAAEKEVGRSELLDCSRSCGEVVLRESNDFGDAVDLSIDSMAVGSGEFVSFGVDLETKEEEFDANRDSLKSREMPEEYSNYLQNLNERQREAACTDISTPLMIVAGPGSGKTSTMVGRVLMLLNEGISPLNILAMTFTTAAASEMRERIGAIAGKATAKELTISTFHSFSLQLCRSHAEKIGRTSEFLIYGQGQQRNAVIEAIRLLKNGKNRSKDGALLVGEESKGILTPKQFKDKAKKWQKFVTQAKASGRTSADYCELGNEIGAEILVHYNSILKSCNALDYHDLISCSVKLLTDFPEVFRECQDSWKAIVIDEFQDTSTMQYKLLRILASHHKITIVGDDDQSIFSFNGADVSGFMSFRKDFPNYKEIRLNKNYRSTRCIVEAASSLIRNNAKRCQLKNVLTDNSSGSKIVVKECNNEDAQCAFVADKIIEISSSHSETTCSFGNIAILYRRQISGKAFQIAFRDRKIPFNIHGVAFYRKKVVRTIIAMLRTALPDCDDSSYIRVFKALLQFEKDQKKRVIDHINKISTIRKCSFILAASDIFSAKISGTFKRSELTHGRKVLTTLEMISKLVLREKSISAIITSVADLIPEKYLLEKRASVDVDGGTLLNEDYDIRSVRQYLLDDVSEFLSTKFLEIKEKREISEDKGCSFMLKAFLDFLFERETENFRARRKDNENSVTLTTIHQAKGLEWDVVFIVKVNESEIPLLHDYKGIIKETGALVEEERRLLYVAMTRARQKLFILHVMMDSNWQMLQPSRFLREIPNHLLEVQGEMNIQVQLKQEAVQKENTKLNANELLKEQQFEEEVVPMPNDLLNSHITESSNELAEFEEANNGNTFLRRFNVEDRSVVSHLFHKWAKKKAFQDQKRLLDKVGFVIEERLRDKRNKHKDLLNKLKLCLCSEEAFQYAQHVLRWEQIPADKRAHLMREKQEHFLKQKIENAMGSAAPTGKQISYLKKLGCTVTPTSKLHASHLIEQYKSL